In a single window of the Massilia oculi genome:
- a CDS encoding UvrD-helicase domain-containing protein produces the protein MQTLLHNLNPEQLAAVTLPSQSALILAGAGSGKTRVLTTRIAWLIQTNQVSPAGIMAVTFTNKAAKEMLTRLSAMLPINTRGMWIGTFHGLCNRLLRTHYRDAALPQTFQILDSQDQLSLIKRMLKAHNVDDEKYPAKNLMYFINNAKDQGLRASQVEAYDPIERRMVELYELYDQQCQREGVVDFAELLLRSYELLARNGPLRHHYQMRFRHILVDEFQDTNDLQYNLLKLLAGQGETGGGAIFAVGDDDQSIYAFRGANVGNMSAFERDYQVKNLIKLEQNYRSHGHILDSANYLIANNTKRLGKNLRTDAGQGEPVRVYEASSDLEEAQWIIEEAKSLMNEGMPRNEIAILYRSNAQSRVIEHALFAAGLPYTVYGGLRYFQRAEVKHAIAYLQLMDNPHNDSAFLRVVNFPTRGIGARSIEQLQMAADSHGISLYAAVPYMTGKAGTSLGAFVKLIEGARFETQQLPLPELVRVVLERSTLLTHYANEKEGADRIENLEQMVNAATQFVQEEGFGIGAPAHLGPPSQAQAGEAVVYQDGIEVIDGGAPLPTVMSPLSAFLSHASLEAGDAQAQAGQEALQLMTVHSAKGLEFDAVFITGLEEGLFPHESSAREAEGVDEERRLMYVAITRARRRLYMSFTQQRMLHGQTRFNMKSRFFDELPEEALKWLSPRVQTAWFGGRKQTTAWDDAKFRDGGSDNKIAQQITQKSKSDNGRGTGWRVGESVSHAKFGEGVIVNIEGGAGAARAQINFGSAGMKVLDLSIAKLEKIGR, from the coding sequence ATGCAGACCCTTCTTCACAACCTTAATCCCGAACAATTGGCCGCCGTCACTCTGCCATCGCAGAGCGCGCTGATCCTTGCTGGCGCCGGTTCCGGCAAGACGCGCGTGCTGACCACGCGCATCGCCTGGCTGATCCAGACCAACCAGGTGTCGCCCGCCGGCATCATGGCGGTGACGTTCACGAACAAGGCGGCGAAGGAGATGCTGACCCGTCTGTCGGCGATGTTGCCAATCAATACACGCGGCATGTGGATCGGCACCTTCCACGGCCTGTGCAACCGCCTGCTGCGCACGCACTACCGCGACGCCGCGCTGCCGCAGACTTTCCAGATCCTCGACTCGCAAGACCAGCTGTCGCTCATCAAGCGCATGCTCAAGGCGCACAACGTCGACGACGAGAAGTACCCGGCCAAGAACCTGATGTACTTCATCAACAATGCCAAGGACCAGGGCCTGCGCGCCTCGCAAGTCGAGGCCTACGATCCGATCGAGCGCCGCATGGTCGAGTTGTACGAGTTGTACGATCAACAGTGCCAGCGCGAGGGCGTGGTCGATTTCGCCGAGCTGCTGCTGCGTTCTTACGAGCTGCTGGCGCGCAATGGCCCGCTGCGCCATCACTACCAGATGCGTTTCCGCCACATCCTGGTCGATGAGTTCCAGGATACCAATGATCTGCAATACAACTTGCTGAAATTGCTGGCGGGGCAGGGAGAGACCGGCGGCGGCGCCATCTTCGCCGTGGGCGACGACGACCAGAGCATCTATGCCTTCCGCGGCGCCAACGTCGGTAATATGTCGGCCTTCGAGCGCGACTATCAGGTGAAAAACCTGATCAAGCTGGAGCAGAACTACCGCTCGCATGGTCACATCCTCGACAGCGCCAACTACCTGATCGCCAACAACACCAAGCGCCTGGGCAAGAACCTGCGCACGGATGCGGGCCAGGGCGAGCCGGTGCGCGTGTACGAGGCCTCGTCCGACCTCGAAGAAGCGCAGTGGATCATCGAAGAGGCGAAAAGCCTCATGAACGAGGGCATGCCGCGCAACGAGATCGCGATCCTGTACCGCAGCAATGCGCAAAGCCGCGTGATCGAGCACGCGCTGTTCGCGGCCGGCCTGCCTTACACCGTGTATGGCGGCCTGCGTTACTTCCAGCGCGCCGAGGTCAAGCACGCCATCGCCTACCTGCAGCTGATGGACAATCCGCACAACGATTCGGCTTTCCTGCGCGTGGTGAACTTCCCCACCCGCGGCATCGGCGCGCGCTCGATCGAGCAACTGCAGATGGCGGCCGACAGCCATGGCATTTCGCTGTACGCCGCCGTGCCCTACATGACCGGCAAGGCCGGCACGTCGCTGGGCGCGTTCGTGAAACTGATCGAAGGCGCGCGTTTCGAGACCCAGCAATTGCCGCTGCCCGAGCTGGTGCGCGTGGTGCTCGAGCGCAGCACCTTGCTCACGCATTACGCCAACGAGAAGGAAGGGGCGGACCGCATCGAGAACCTGGAGCAGATGGTCAACGCGGCCACCCAGTTCGTGCAAGAAGAAGGCTTCGGCATCGGCGCGCCCGCTCACCTCGGCCCGCCATCCCAGGCCCAGGCCGGCGAGGCGGTGGTGTACCAGGACGGCATCGAGGTCATCGACGGCGGCGCGCCGCTGCCGACCGTGATGTCGCCCTTGTCCGCCTTCCTGTCGCATGCCTCGCTCGAGGCGGGCGACGCCCAGGCCCAGGCCGGGCAAGAGGCCTTGCAGCTGATGACGGTGCACTCGGCCAAGGGCCTCGAATTCGATGCGGTATTCATCACCGGCCTCGAAGAAGGCCTGTTCCCGCACGAGAGCAGCGCGCGCGAGGCAGAAGGCGTGGACGAAGAACGGCGCCTGATGTACGTGGCGATCACGCGCGCGCGCCGCCGACTGTACATGAGCTTTACCCAGCAGCGCATGCTGCACGGCCAGACGCGCTTCAACATGAAGTCGCGCTTCTTCGACGAGCTGCCGGAAGAAGCGCTCAAGTGGCTGTCGCCGCGCGTGCAGACCGCCTGGTTCGGCGGGCGCAAGCAGACGACGGCCTGGGACGACGCCAAGTTCCGCGACGGCGGCAGCGACAACAAGATCGCGCAGCAGATCACGCAAAAGTCGAAGTCGGATAACGGCCGCGGCACCGGCTGGCGCGTGGGCGAGTCGGTCTCGCACGCCAAGTTCGGCGAAGGCGTGATCGTCAATATCGAAGGCGGCGCCGGCGCGGCGCGGGCCCAGATCAATTTCGGCTCGGCCGGGATGAAGGTGCTGGACCTGTCGATCGCGAAGCTCGAGAAGATCGGCCGCTGA
- a CDS encoding GFA family protein — MSLQGGCFCGAVRYEARGEPFNSTLCHCTDCRKASGAPAFAWFSVRITSLHWTASAPQRFRSSEYALRSFCPSCGTTLTWHDERWPDEIDLATASLDDPEQVPPADHTYVRSRLGWLKLQDGLPQYQKTRSEG; from the coding sequence ATGAGCTTGCAAGGTGGATGCTTCTGCGGGGCGGTGCGCTATGAGGCGCGCGGCGAACCTTTCAACAGCACGCTGTGCCACTGCACGGATTGCCGCAAGGCTTCCGGCGCCCCGGCCTTCGCCTGGTTCAGCGTCAGGATAACGAGCCTGCACTGGACCGCCAGCGCACCGCAACGCTTCCGCTCCAGCGAATATGCGCTGCGCAGTTTCTGTCCTTCCTGCGGCACCACGCTCACCTGGCACGACGAGCGCTGGCCCGACGAGATCGACCTCGCCACCGCCAGCCTGGACGACCCGGAACAGGTGCCGCCGGCCGACCACACCTACGTGCGCAGCCGGCTGGGCTGGCTGAAATTGCAGGACGGCTTGCCGCAGTACCAGAAAACGCGGTCGGAAGGCTGA
- a CDS encoding SRPBCC family protein, giving the protein MLGRVVTVAALAVGGAMLSKKLKQNRGFGASSSIVETIEVNVPVRTAYNQFTQFEDFPQFMKSVKEIRQLDDKHLHWKANVAGEDKEWDAEITEQIPDNRIAWRSVTGVKNGGVVTFHKISDTVTRIALQMDYEPEGPLETLGDALGAVRMEARSNLSNFKELLEKRGSETGGWRGKIEQH; this is encoded by the coding sequence ATGTTGGGTCGTGTAGTTACCGTGGCCGCACTGGCCGTCGGCGGCGCAATGCTGTCGAAGAAACTCAAGCAGAACCGTGGCTTTGGCGCCAGCTCGTCGATCGTCGAAACGATCGAAGTCAACGTGCCTGTCCGTACCGCCTACAATCAGTTCACCCAGTTCGAAGACTTCCCGCAATTCATGAAGAGCGTGAAGGAGATTCGCCAGCTGGACGACAAGCACCTGCACTGGAAGGCCAACGTGGCCGGCGAAGACAAGGAATGGGATGCCGAGATCACCGAGCAAATCCCGGACAACCGCATCGCCTGGCGCAGCGTCACCGGCGTCAAGAACGGCGGCGTGGTCACCTTCCACAAGATCTCGGACACCGTCACCCGCATTGCGCTGCAGATGGACTACGAGCCGGAAGGCCCGCTGGAAACCCTGGGCGACGCCCTGGGCGCGGTGCGCATGGAAGCGCGCTCGAACCTGTCCAACTTCAAGGAATTGCTGGAAAAACGCGGCAGCGAGACCGGTGGCTGGCGCGGGAAGATCGAGCAGCATTGA
- the hpaR gene encoding homoprotocatechuate degradation operon regulator HpaR has protein sequence MARRITHRNLPQLFLKARESLMSHFRPILNHFGVTEQQWRILRVLDEHEQLEPREMCDLCQILSPSMTGVLSRMEELGLVERQRVAADQRRIWVRLAPKGDKLIDEIAPLIEQQYALIEAAYGSGVVDDLSRALEGFIAAQATPVQRVELPATTKAVNSRRP, from the coding sequence TTGGCCCGCCGTATCACTCACCGCAACCTGCCCCAGCTTTTCCTGAAAGCGCGCGAATCGTTGATGTCGCATTTTCGTCCCATCCTCAACCACTTCGGCGTGACCGAACAGCAATGGCGGATTCTGCGCGTGCTGGACGAGCACGAACAGCTGGAGCCGCGCGAGATGTGCGACCTGTGCCAGATCCTGAGTCCGAGCATGACCGGCGTGCTGTCGCGCATGGAAGAACTGGGTCTGGTCGAGCGCCAGCGCGTGGCGGCCGACCAGCGCCGCATCTGGGTGCGGCTGGCGCCGAAGGGGGACAAGCTGATCGACGAGATCGCGCCGCTGATCGAGCAGCAGTACGCATTGATCGAGGCGGCGTATGGCAGCGGGGTGGTCGACGACCTGTCGCGGGCGCTGGAGGGGTTCATTGCGGCGCAGGCGACGCCGGTGCAGAGGGTGGAGTTGCCGGCGACGACGAAGGCGGTCAATAGCCGTCGGCCGTGA
- a CDS encoding bestrophin family protein yields MIIRERPSGLKLFLLLRGSVLPRILPTLLVNIAVATLVTWSHGDLWDLKITLTTIPFTLIGLPIAIFLGFRNNSAYDRFWEGRKLWGELVLRCRNLARQTTSLIDDPRPALVSNGLQDTRVRLIYRAIAFVHALRDHLRDQPGSPYLATFLLPDEYDDMARAHNKPDSLMRHMGADLQRCIKEGRIEGCLAANIDNTLSSLTAAAASCERIKNTPIPFSYTLLLHRTAYIYCFLLPFGLVDSIGFMTPFVVAIVAYTFFGLDALGDELEEPFGIEPNDLPLDAMCRAIEIDLRNALRDEHVPPPLQPVDYCLT; encoded by the coding sequence GTGATTATCCGAGAGCGCCCTTCCGGGCTCAAGCTGTTCCTCCTGTTGCGCGGTTCGGTCCTGCCCCGCATCCTGCCCACCCTGCTGGTCAATATTGCGGTGGCCACCCTGGTCACCTGGTCGCACGGCGACCTGTGGGACCTCAAGATCACCCTCACCACGATCCCGTTCACGCTGATCGGGCTGCCGATCGCGATCTTCCTTGGCTTTCGCAACAACTCGGCCTATGACCGCTTCTGGGAAGGCCGCAAGCTGTGGGGCGAACTGGTGCTGCGCTGCCGTAACCTGGCGCGCCAGACGACCAGCCTGATCGACGATCCACGGCCTGCACTTGTAAGTAATGGCTTGCAGGATACACGGGTTCGGCTCATCTACCGCGCGATTGCCTTCGTCCACGCGCTGCGCGACCACCTGCGCGACCAGCCCGGCTCGCCCTACCTCGCCACCTTCCTGCTGCCGGACGAATACGACGACATGGCGCGCGCCCACAACAAGCCGGACAGCCTGATGCGCCACATGGGCGCCGACCTGCAGCGCTGCATCAAGGAGGGACGCATCGAAGGCTGCCTGGCGGCCAATATCGACAACACCCTCTCAAGCCTGACCGCCGCCGCCGCATCCTGCGAGCGCATCAAGAACACGCCCATCCCCTTTTCGTACACGCTGCTGCTGCACCGCACCGCCTACATCTACTGCTTCCTGCTGCCCTTCGGCCTGGTCGACTCGATCGGCTTCATGACGCCATTCGTGGTCGCCATCGTGGCCTACACCTTCTTCGGGCTGGACGCGCTGGGCGACGAGCTCGAAGAGCCGTTCGGCATCGAACCCAACGACCTGCCGCTGGACGCCATGTGCCGCGCCATCGAGATCGACCTGCGCAATGCGCTGCGCGACGAACACGTGCCGCCGCCGCTGCAGCCGGTCGACTACTGCCTCACCTGA
- a CDS encoding acetyl-CoA hydrolase/transferase family protein, which yields MHHDHHLAHDRVRLPQLRERITSAERAAEWIQDGMTVGTSGFTRAGDAKAVPLALAERARSAPLAITLITGASLGGETDAALTQAGALARRMPFQTDPTLRAAINRGEVMFTDQHLSETVELLRTRQLAPVDVAIIEAIAITETGAIIPTTSVGNSASFAILADKVIVEINLSQSPALEGLHDIFIPKHRPQREPMPLMNVSDRIGATAIAIPPEKIVAIVMTEKHDSASTIQPPDDDTAAIAGHLTDFFNAEIAAGRLTERLMPIQAGIGTIANAVLAGLIDGPFKGLTMYSEVLQDSTFDLFDAGKLDFASGSSITLSDHKGRQVFAELEKYRDRLVLRPQEVSNHPEVIRRLGLIAINTALEFDIYGNINSTHVGGTHMMNGIGGSGDFARNAYLSVFATKSTAKGGKISSIVPMVSHVDHTEHDVDIVVTEVGLADLRGLAPRERAQRIIDHCVVEPYRQILRDYVEEANGRGGHTPHVLEKAYSWHVRYRETGSMLPVPD from the coding sequence ATGCATCACGATCACCACCTTGCCCACGACCGCGTCCGCCTGCCGCAGCTGCGCGAGCGCATCACCAGCGCTGAACGCGCCGCCGAATGGATCCAGGACGGCATGACCGTCGGCACCAGCGGCTTCACCCGCGCCGGCGACGCCAAGGCGGTGCCGCTGGCGCTGGCCGAACGCGCGCGCAGCGCGCCGCTGGCGATCACCCTGATCACCGGCGCCTCGCTGGGCGGCGAGACCGACGCGGCGCTGACCCAGGCCGGCGCGCTGGCGCGCCGCATGCCGTTCCAGACCGATCCCACCTTGCGCGCCGCGATCAACCGCGGCGAGGTCATGTTCACCGACCAGCACCTGTCCGAGACCGTCGAACTGCTGCGCACGCGGCAGCTCGCGCCGGTGGACGTCGCCATCATCGAGGCGATCGCGATCACTGAGACGGGCGCCATCATCCCGACCACCTCGGTCGGCAACAGCGCCAGCTTCGCAATCCTGGCCGACAAGGTGATCGTCGAGATCAACCTCTCCCAGTCGCCGGCGCTCGAAGGCCTGCACGACATCTTCATCCCAAAACACCGCCCGCAGCGCGAGCCGATGCCGCTCATGAACGTCAGCGACCGCATCGGCGCCACCGCGATCGCCATCCCGCCCGAGAAGATCGTGGCCATCGTCATGACCGAGAAGCACGACAGCGCTTCCACCATCCAGCCGCCTGACGACGACACCGCCGCCATCGCCGGCCACCTGACCGATTTCTTCAACGCCGAAATCGCCGCCGGTCGCCTGACCGAGCGGCTGATGCCGATCCAGGCCGGCATCGGCACCATCGCCAACGCCGTGCTGGCCGGCCTGATCGACGGTCCGTTCAAGGGCCTGACCATGTACTCCGAGGTGCTGCAGGATTCGACCTTCGACCTGTTCGACGCCGGCAAGCTCGATTTCGCCTCGGGTTCGTCGATCACCCTGTCGGACCACAAAGGGCGGCAGGTGTTCGCCGAGCTGGAAAAGTACAGGGACCGCCTGGTCCTGCGTCCGCAGGAGGTGAGCAACCATCCGGAAGTCATCCGCCGCCTGGGGCTCATCGCCATCAACACGGCGCTCGAGTTCGACATCTACGGCAACATCAACTCGACCCATGTGGGCGGCACCCACATGATGAACGGCATCGGCGGCTCGGGCGACTTCGCGCGCAACGCCTATCTATCGGTGTTCGCGACCAAGTCGACCGCCAAGGGCGGCAAGATCTCGAGCATCGTGCCGATGGTCTCGCACGTCGACCACACCGAGCATGACGTCGACATCGTGGTGACCGAAGTCGGCCTGGCCGACCTGCGCGGCCTGGCCCCGCGCGAACGCGCCCAGCGCATCATCGATCACTGCGTGGTCGAACCGTACCGGCAGATCCTGCGCGACTACGTCGAGGAAGCGAACGGGCGCGGCGGCCACACGCCGCACGTGCTGGAGAAGGCGTATTCGTGGCACGTGCGCTACCGCGAGACGGGATCGATGCTGCCGGTTCCGGATTAA
- a CDS encoding S-(hydroxymethyl)glutathione dehydrogenase/class III alcohol dehydrogenase, whose amino-acid sequence MKTKAAIAWKAGHPLTIEEVELEGPKAGEVLVEVKATGICHTDYYTLSGADPEGIFPAILGHEGAGVVVDVGPGVTSLRRDDHVIPLYTPECRQCKFCLSQKTNLCQAIRSTQGRGLMPDATSRFSLDGQPIYHYMGTSTFSNYIVVPEIALAKVRNDAPFDKICYIGCGVTTGIGAVIFTAKVEAGANVVVFGLGGIGLNVIQAARMVGADKIIGVDLNPEREAMARKFGMTHFINPTKVENVVDSIIGLTDGGADYSFECVGNVNTMRQALECCHKGWGQSIIIGVAAAGQEISTRPFQLVTGREWKGSAFGGARGRTDVPKIVDWYMENKINIDDLITHHLPLDRINEGFDLMKSGESIRSVVVY is encoded by the coding sequence ATGAAAACGAAGGCAGCAATCGCATGGAAGGCGGGCCATCCGCTCACGATCGAAGAGGTCGAACTCGAAGGTCCGAAGGCCGGCGAGGTGCTGGTCGAGGTCAAGGCCACCGGCATCTGCCACACCGACTACTACACGCTGTCGGGCGCCGACCCCGAAGGCATCTTCCCGGCCATCCTGGGCCATGAAGGCGCCGGCGTGGTGGTCGACGTCGGTCCCGGCGTGACCAGCCTGCGCCGCGACGATCACGTGATCCCGCTGTACACGCCGGAATGCCGCCAGTGCAAGTTCTGCCTGTCGCAAAAGACCAATCTGTGCCAGGCGATCCGCTCGACCCAGGGCCGCGGCCTGATGCCCGATGCGACGTCCCGTTTTTCGCTGGACGGCCAGCCGATCTATCACTATATGGGTACCTCGACCTTCTCGAACTACATCGTGGTTCCCGAGATCGCCCTGGCCAAGGTGCGCAATGACGCGCCGTTCGACAAGATCTGCTACATCGGTTGCGGCGTCACCACCGGCATCGGCGCCGTGATCTTCACCGCCAAGGTCGAAGCGGGCGCCAACGTGGTCGTGTTCGGCCTGGGCGGCATCGGCCTGAACGTGATCCAGGCGGCCAGGATGGTGGGCGCCGACAAGATCATCGGCGTCGACCTGAACCCGGAACGCGAAGCCATGGCGCGCAAGTTCGGCATGACCCATTTCATCAATCCGACCAAGGTCGAGAACGTGGTCGACAGCATCATCGGGCTGACCGACGGCGGCGCCGACTACAGCTTCGAGTGCGTGGGCAACGTCAACACCATGCGCCAGGCGCTGGAGTGCTGCCACAAGGGTTGGGGCCAGTCGATCATCATCGGCGTGGCGGCGGCCGGCCAGGAGATTTCCACCCGTCCGTTCCAGCTGGTGACCGGCCGCGAATGGAAGGGTTCGGCCTTCGGCGGCGCCCGCGGCCGCACCGACGTGCCGAAGATCGTCGACTGGTACATGGAAAACAAAATCAATATCGACGACCTGATCACCCACCACCTGCCGCTGGACCGCATCAACGAAGGCTTCGATTTGATGAAGTCGGGCGAGTCGATCCGCTCGGTCGTGGTGTACTAA
- a CDS encoding ANTAR domain-containing response regulator, with the protein MNPQPPARRLVLIVDDDALLREYLAEVLQHAGHDTLGAGTAAEALRTIEERGDGIALVLLDIEMPGMSGLALARLLREETTIPFMFLSASDDAETARAAADAGAVGYLVKPVDGAQLLPAFEAALARGDDIRRLRRSEESLTSALAAGRETSIAVGVLMVRFHIDRHQAFDVLRDEARSQRRKMGEVAEEVLAAEEKLGGLHGAIGERLRGRGRT; encoded by the coding sequence ATGAACCCACAACCACCAGCGCGCCGCCTGGTACTGATCGTCGACGACGATGCGCTGCTGCGCGAATACCTGGCCGAGGTGCTGCAGCACGCCGGCCACGACACCCTCGGCGCCGGCACCGCGGCCGAGGCCCTGCGCACGATCGAGGAACGCGGGGACGGAATCGCCCTGGTCCTGCTCGACATCGAGATGCCCGGCATGTCCGGCCTGGCGCTGGCGCGCCTGCTGCGCGAAGAGACCACCATCCCCTTCATGTTCCTGTCCGCCAGCGACGATGCGGAGACGGCGCGCGCCGCCGCCGACGCCGGCGCGGTCGGCTACCTTGTCAAGCCGGTCGATGGCGCGCAGCTGCTGCCGGCCTTCGAGGCGGCGCTGGCGCGCGGCGACGATATCCGGCGCCTGCGCCGCAGCGAGGAAAGCCTGACCTCGGCGCTGGCCGCCGGACGCGAGACCAGCATCGCGGTCGGCGTGCTGATGGTGCGCTTCCACATCGACCGCCACCAGGCTTTCGACGTCCTGCGCGACGAGGCGCGCTCGCAGCGGCGCAAGATGGGTGAGGTGGCCGAGGAGGTCCTCGCCGCCGAGGAGAAGCTGGGCGGCCTGCATGGGGCGATCGGCGAACGATTGCGCGGGCGGGGCCGGACGTGA
- a CDS encoding GNAT family N-acetyltransferase — MTHAAAAFSIRPFKAEEWPAYRAIRLRALADAPDAFGSTLAAEEALAPETWAARLARSTTSGIDRALAAEMNGALVGLAWAKENGDDATIVNLFQMWVAPEARGLGVAGALLDEALRWARERGAQAMQLGVTCTNADALRLYERAGFVEAGVREPLRPGSDLMEQRMRLTLAPPAP; from the coding sequence ATGACGCATGCAGCTGCCGCATTCTCGATCAGACCGTTCAAGGCCGAGGAATGGCCGGCCTACCGCGCAATCCGCCTGCGCGCCCTGGCCGACGCCCCGGACGCCTTCGGCAGCACCCTCGCCGCTGAGGAAGCGCTGGCGCCCGAGACCTGGGCCGCACGCCTGGCGCGCTCGACCACGTCAGGCATCGACCGCGCGCTGGCCGCCGAGATGAACGGCGCGCTGGTCGGCCTGGCCTGGGCCAAGGAGAACGGCGACGACGCAACCATCGTCAACCTGTTCCAGATGTGGGTGGCGCCCGAGGCGCGCGGGCTGGGCGTGGCCGGTGCGCTGCTCGACGAGGCGCTGCGCTGGGCCAGGGAGCGCGGCGCGCAGGCGATGCAACTGGGCGTGACCTGCACCAATGCCGACGCGCTACGCCTCTACGAGCGCGCCGGTTTCGTCGAGGCCGGCGTGCGCGAGCCCTTGCGGCCGGGCTCGGACCTGATGGAGCAGCGAATGCGGCTCACGCTCGCACCGCCTGCGCCGTGA
- a CDS encoding nuclear transport factor 2 family protein → MSSSNKDVLLKANAAVTRGDNEGFLACCTDDLVWSTVGGETLRGKEAVRAWMVDGYAEPPRFTVRELVAEGDLVVAIGEIASKDEQGHTVQNAYSDVWRFRDGKMAELRAFVVPAN, encoded by the coding sequence ATGTCCTCATCGAACAAGGATGTTTTGCTGAAGGCGAATGCCGCGGTGACCCGCGGCGACAACGAAGGATTCCTGGCGTGCTGCACCGACGACCTCGTCTGGTCGACGGTTGGCGGCGAGACCCTGCGCGGCAAGGAGGCGGTGCGGGCCTGGATGGTGGATGGCTATGCCGAGCCGCCCAGGTTCACCGTGCGCGAGCTGGTCGCGGAAGGCGATCTCGTGGTCGCCATCGGCGAGATCGCATCGAAGGACGAGCAAGGCCATACGGTGCAGAACGCCTACAGCGACGTCTGGCGCTTCCGCGACGGCAAGATGGCCGAGCTGCGCGCCTTCGTGGTGCCAGCCAACTAG
- a CDS encoding ion channel has product MRPLLLFAHTRRHPSAILLLVQLVGMLAYPFIEGTPAGQVVFNVFGIVVLAFTIRMVRRTPGEVRVSWALAVPIIALLLAQILFGMRDLLAWSSGLEALFYFYAAGSLIAYMMDDELATTDELFAAGATFTLIAWGFTHLYVLLQEVHPGTFAAAINAAAPRTWTELNYLSFALLSSTGIGDVIPLTVHARALASVEMLIGLMYLAVVVARLIAFTTRNRIAVGRARKRGMEDWEKD; this is encoded by the coding sequence ATGCGCCCATTGCTGCTGTTCGCCCACACCCGCCGCCACCCGTCCGCCATCCTGCTGCTGGTCCAGCTGGTCGGCATGCTGGCCTATCCCTTCATCGAGGGCACACCGGCCGGCCAGGTGGTCTTCAATGTGTTCGGCATCGTGGTGCTGGCCTTCACGATTCGCATGGTGCGGCGCACGCCGGGCGAGGTGCGGGTCAGCTGGGCGCTGGCGGTGCCGATCATCGCGCTGCTGCTGGCGCAGATCCTGTTCGGGATGCGCGATCTGCTGGCCTGGTCGTCGGGACTCGAGGCGCTGTTCTATTTCTATGCGGCGGGCAGCCTGATCGCCTACATGATGGACGACGAGCTGGCCACCACCGACGAGCTGTTCGCGGCCGGCGCCACGTTCACCCTGATCGCATGGGGCTTCACCCACCTGTACGTGCTGCTCCAGGAAGTCCATCCCGGCACCTTTGCCGCCGCCATCAATGCGGCCGCGCCGCGCACCTGGACCGAACTGAACTACCTGAGCTTCGCGCTGCTGTCGAGCACCGGCATCGGCGACGTGATTCCGCTGACCGTGCACGCGCGGGCGCTGGCCAGCGTCGAGATGCTGATCGGGCTGATGTACCTGGCGGTGGTGGTGGCGCGGCTGATCGCGTTCACCACGCGTAACCGGATAGCGGTCGGGCGGGCGCGCAAGCGTGGCATGGAGGATTGGGAGAAGGACTAG
- the thiE gene encoding thiamine phosphate synthase, translating into MRGLYLVTPNWDDTEKLILATDAALGAGAALVQYRHKEAGPDLRREQATALLALCRRHGRPLVINDHVDLCQAIDADGVHLGHTDAGIREARALLGQDKIVGASCYGELALARTAVDAGASYVAFGGFYPSPVKKYTFVTPPEMLDQARAEFSVPIVVIGGMTPSNAAPLVSRGIDLVAAITSVYGSRDPAEAARAFGALFPPA; encoded by the coding sequence ATGCGCGGCTTGTACCTCGTTACCCCGAACTGGGACGATACGGAAAAACTGATCCTTGCTACCGACGCCGCCCTTGGCGCCGGCGCGGCGCTGGTCCAGTACCGTCACAAGGAAGCCGGTCCCGACCTGCGCCGCGAGCAGGCAACGGCACTGCTCGCGCTGTGCCGCCGCCATGGCCGGCCGCTGGTCATCAACGATCACGTCGACCTGTGCCAGGCGATCGACGCCGACGGCGTGCACCTGGGCCATACCGACGCCGGCATCCGTGAGGCGCGCGCGCTGCTGGGCCAGGACAAGATCGTCGGCGCCTCGTGCTACGGCGAGCTGGCCCTGGCGCGCACGGCGGTCGACGCAGGCGCCAGCTACGTCGCCTTCGGCGGCTTCTATCCGTCGCCGGTCAAGAAATACACCTTCGTCACGCCGCCGGAGATGCTGGACCAGGCGCGCGCCGAATTTTCGGTGCCGATCGTCGTCATCGGCGGCATGACCCCAAGCAATGCGGCGCCGCTGGTGTCGCGCGGGATCGACCTGGTTGCCGCCATCACGAGCGTCTATGGTTCGCGCGATCCGGCCGAGGCGGCGCGCGCATTCGGCGCGCTGTTTCCACCCGCCTGA